Genomic segment of Candidatus Hydrogenedentota bacterium:
TGAACCGCTTGCCCGAGTCACGGGTACGTTTACGTTACTCTATTAGTATAACAAAAAAACCATCTATTCAGGGAAAATCTATGCCTCAGCCACATCCACGACATCCGGCACAGCCGCCTGGCATATCCGTTAATGCGGCGAGTCCGGGTAATTCTTTGCCTTCCAACATTTCGAGCGACGCGCCGCCGCCTGTGGAAACATGCGACATTTTGTCGGCCAATCCAAACTGAATCACTGCCGCCGACGTATCGCCGCCGCCAATAATGGAGGTCATCGGACCCTCTGCCAAGGCTTGCGCAATGGCCCGGGAACCGGTTGAAAAATTCTCCATCTCAAAAACGCCTACAGGACCATTCCAGACGACGGTGCGCATCGTTTTGAGCGCGGCCACATAGCGTTCAATGGTCTTAGGGCCAATGTCCATGCCTTGCCATTTTTCAGGAATTGCATCAACATCCACCACTTTCCTGTTCGCGTCATTGTCGAAAGCATCTGCAATCACCACATCTTCGGGCAACAACAGATCCACCCCTTTTTCTTGAGCAAGTTTCATCACCTTCTTCGCCACTTCGATCCCCGGCTCATCCAAGAGCGAATCGCCGATTTCCAGCCCTTGCGCTTTCAAAAAGGTATAGCTCATACCGCCGCCGATAATCAGCGTATCCCCCAAATCAAGAAGATGCTCGATCACGTCAATTTTACCGGAGACCTTGGCACCGCCGAGCAGCGCAGCCAGAGGCCGTTCCGGTGTATTCAAAACTTTGGCAAAATATTCCATTTCTTTGTCGACCAAAAATCCGGCGGCACTCAAGGCGACGTAATGGGTCACCCCTTCCGTCGACGCATGGGCGCGATGGACAGTACCGAAGGCGTCGGAAACATAAATCTCTGCCAAGGCTGCCAATTGTCGCGCAAATTCAGGGTCATTGGTCTTTTCACCCTTGTTGAATCGGGTGTTTTCCAAAAGAATAATGTCCCCTTCCTTCATGGCCGCCACAGCTGCCTCTACTTCCGGGCCG
This window contains:
- a CDS encoding phosphoglycerate kinase, producing MKKVRLDQVNVQGRRVLMRVDFNVPLHKDGSVRNDMRIRAALKSIQYVRDRGGKLILMSHLGRPQDLSKVTNDEERAAMEAANSTLKMDFIAQCLSDLVGAPVKKMDACVGPEVEAAVAAMKEGDIILLENTRFNKGEKTNDPEFARQLAALAEIYVSDAFGTVHRAHASTEGVTHYVALSAAGFLVDKEMEYFAKVLNTPERPLAALLGGAKVSGKIDVIEHLLDLGDTLIIGGGMSYTFLKAQGLEIGDSLLDEPGIEVAKKVMKLAQEKGVDLLLPEDVVIADAFDNDANRKVVDVDAIPEKWQGMDIGPKTIERYVAALKTMRTVVWNGPVGVFEMENFSTGSRAIAQALAEGPMTSIIGGGDTSAAVIQFGLADKMSHVSTGGGASLEMLEGKELPGLAALTDMPGGCAGCRGCG